aacactcacaaaatgaaaagaaaggAAACAAATGCGAAACGAGAAAACTTATAGCAAGCATAACAAATGAAAAATCAGTACGTACTAAAAGGAAGAACTTTAGCATTTAATAAAATTTAACATACataaatctatatatatatataacatTTATGAATAATTATGCGAATAATTACCAAAAATGACACAAAGCGAAAAcccaaaaaattaaacaaagaaaacaaaaccaCAACTCAATTAATTTGTAAACACATTCagacagacagcagacagacaGGACAGAAGCAGAGACAGAACGATCGCATACATACGAAGGATGTGAGGATACGAAAAATACATATAAACCGTAAAGATTAATTAACAATTTAGTGGTTAGCCCCCGAGAGAACACAATTCAAGAATTTAAATACGAAGCAGAGAGAAATAATTAAACGAATCTTATGTAAAATactaaacaaaaacaaaaagaaaccGGTTGCAAGGAGTGTTTATAAGTCGGCAAGTTTACAGATACAAaaatacacaaacacacagcCACCCACTGGGAAACAGACGGACACAAGAAAGATTGCGAATTTCCAGCGAAAGAGCGTGACAGATTGAAAGAACAGACACAGTAACAGTATCGTAACAGTAACAGTAACAGTTAAGCACAGCCCAAACAATGCAGCAGCAAGTGCTTAACAGTAACAGAGAACAGAACAGCATTTCACAGATGAGAAAGAATGTTAGCTTTACGTTTTGGACGTCGCTTGCAGTGCAAGAACATCACGAgggcaaaagcagcagcagccacagaaaGGACTAACAACTTAATGCATTTGTTTGCCGGAGAACCGGAACAGGCGAATGTTCAACGAAACAGTATTGCAACGTAAATTTAAATAGAAACAAAATTAAACGACAGAACACATCAGATGACGAGACAAACAGaagcacacacaaacacacacacacacatacaccaCACAGTTGCATGCATAGGCATGTATGGCATTTATATAATATAAAGAAAACAGACCGCAGCGGATGGTTTAAGTTTAACGTGTACGAAGTAATTTATTAATGATTAAAACCAAAACGGGAACTTTACCAAAAAAAGACAACCGTAAGGAAAAGGAATtcataaaaagaaaaaactaaAGCagacaaaaaaataataaaaaattaaaaaacaaaaggaaaattacaaacaaaaaaagcgaaaaaaaCCTTCAATAAAAACTTATGATAtaatcaacaaaaaaacacacacagaattAATCTTTGAGAAAGGGTATCCAAATGTTCAGATCCCCCCACAGTTGTGTTCCGCTCCTGCGGGGGCTTTACATGACCATGCTAATCCCTCTGTTAATCTGTCGACAAACTGGCACTCACAGTTCTCTTCTTGACATTCTATTTCACAGGTCTGCATGCACTAATGCACTCAAATGCCGCGGCCAGCGCCATGAACAACTTCTCTGCCCTCAGTCTGCAGACCGCCGGCCATCAGTCTGCGCTGGCTGCCCACAACAGCcaccacagcagcaacagcagcagcattcacagtaacagtaacagcaacaacagcagtcacagtaacagcaacagcagccacagTAACAGTCTGAATAGCCTAAACCACATTAACAGCAACAGTAACAGTGGCGGAGGTAACAGTCGCCGCCACATGtacggcagcaacaacagctaTTCGCATCCGATGGACTGCGATCCGCCGCATGGCCAGGTGATGCCGCCCCCACCGCCCAACGGACGCATGCGTGTGCCGGCCCTGCTCCCGATGCCGAACAACTATGCGCCAACATCCTTGCCCTACTACGGGAACATGTCAGCGGCCGCGgccgcagctgctgctgctgccgcggCCGCCTCTCACCTGATGATGACTGACTCCAGTGTGATCAGTGCGTCGGCGGCTGGCGGGCCAGCCGGGCCGGCATCGATGGGAGCTACCGCCGCCACTGCGGTACCTGTGCCCGTGTCCGCCTTtatgccactgccgctgcagccactgccactgccattgcAACTGCCGTTGTCaacgtcctcctcctccgcggGCGGCATGTCCTCCATGCACATGCCAATGCcgatgcccatgcccatgccaatgccaatgcccatgcccatgcaaTCCGCAGGCCAGCGACGACATGTCGTTGGGTCTGTTGGTGCGGGtgggggtgtgggtgtgggcgtTGGTGCACCCGGGAACAGCAGCGGCTCGGCGACAGGTGCCAGCAGCGATGCCTCTTCCTCATCGCCAATGGTGGGCGTATGTGTTCAAAAGAATCCTGTAGTTATACATTAGCCTAAAGCGTTATCCCTTATCGTCTTTTAATATGTAATACTATTTTTTTTGTGCACCACCGTTCTGTCGTGGCGTGGAGCGCTCATTGTCCCGCTGCCCAGAAATACCGCTATTTATTGCAGCCAATCATCCATTATCACaaaacccacacacacacgcacacctaCTGTCTGGTGTAGAAGAACGGTTGTGTGGTGGAATATAAGACTAGCTTATATCCCACGATCCACAAAGAACAGTTGCTCCAGTACTCGTGGGACAAATCCacccacatacacacacatataacAAATCTAGCTGAATTTGACcctcacacccacacacatacactcaaATATGGTTTAGTCACTTCACACCcacgtacacacacacacgttcTAAAAACGCTCCCAGCAGTCGTCTTGCTTCCAACTGCGTGGAAACCCCCTGGAAATGCGTTTTTAGAACccattattttttttggtcTAATTTTAATGCTTAAATTAAATCTTTAATTGTAACCATAACGACATAACATTAAACTATAAACGAATCAAAATTAAACTATATTTAATTGTTAATTTAAATTATgtaattttattttgaagaGAAATCGCTAGTAATATACAAAAGAAAACTGTATGCTTAAtttaagcaaaacaaaaaaaaaaaaccagcaaCGATCATCACTATTTCATTTCCAAAGGAATAAGATTTTGTGGGACAAGGGGAACTGACTGGCTCTAGTCGGTGACTTAGATGAGGATCTGGGCACGATAGTGCTTTTGCAGTTTATTGGCCTTGGTGCCGAGCTTCATCTGCCACTTGGATTGGACACGCTTCATGAGATGTATGTCGCGTGCCTTGCTGGCCGCTGCTTTCTGCTGTGTCTGGGTCCAGCCGAGGGCCCGATACTCGCTGAGCACATGGTGCAGCTTGCGGTCGGACTTCTTTAGGACAACGCCGCGCTCTGGATGGAGTCGCTGCTTATAGTAGCGCAACAGGGATCGATGGCCAATGACAGCGCCCGAGGGTAGCACCAGCTGGTACTCATCGCCGTCGAGCATATCCGGCACTACCTCCTCGTCGATGTCCATGCCGTCTTTCTGTTTTTTGgagaaggggggggggggggggggggggggacatTGAACTCGGAAAGCAGGAAAGGATAGGAAAGAATGTACTCACGTTATCTGGATAACTCTCGCTGTAATCATAGTAATCTGCGTATTCGGCCAGGGCCACGCCCTCGTGCAGCATCTGACAGTGGCCCTTGTCGACCATGTGCTTGCGGACAGAGTCCAGGGAGTAGAAGGTCTTGCCGCGATCGTTGCACCACAAGCATACAAAATAATTGGCCACCTTCTCGCCCAAATAGTAGAGCAGACCCTCCAGATCGGTGCAGAATTCGGTGTCGGGTATGAAGAAGGAATGTGCTACGGACATGTGTTTCAAGTTCTCTACCATATCCTCGCTAGTCTGTTTGCAGAAGAGACAATCGCGCTCTGTCAACGGATTCTCAGGTATCTTGTCCCACTCATCCGAGTCCACCTGTGGGCGAGAAATGGAAAAGAGGATGAATGTTATGGCCGCTAGCCGCCGAGAAAAAACACCTACCTCCTCCTCATCGATATCCTCAAAGTCATCATCGTCGACTTCATCGTCCTCCTCGCCATCAACTTGCTTGGCACGCTCGGCGAACGCCAGACGACCCTTTCCAGCAGCGGCGGCCGCCAGAGCAGGATGGGGACGCGGCTCCACCACGCTCCTGGTGCAGACAGAGGCCGAaactgtgctgctgctgccggcacTGGACGTCATCTGCTGCCGCTCGAACCTGACCAGGCACTCCTTGTGCTTCTTGCTGTTCAGGTGATTGTCGTGGGCCTTCTGGCTGCTAAACTGCTTGCGGCAGGCGTTGCAATAAGAGCTCATTTTCTGCTCCTCCAAAGCCATCTCGGTGGCACTGCGTGCACTCAGTACGCGCTGCTGGAACTCCTCCGCCGTCACCGGGGGCAGCTGGGCCACGCGCCGCTTCAGGTTGTAGCGATGCCAATCTGTTTTGTAGTGCTCGCGCTGCACCTCAGCGGTGGCGAAACGCGCATCACAATTGAGGCACGTGAACTGCGACATTTCGGATGCACACAGACACGGAAATCAGATCCTGATATATCTCTAAATAGTTCACTTTTAATTTCACAACAGAAACTTCTGGGGCCGTGTATGTCTGGTGTTTTTGGAAATTCTGATACAAACCACGTTCTTTTCCTTGATATTGTCGATCAAATATAtggtccgaccctcagaaatataccaaaacataccgtctcatttaaaaaaaataccgtaaatatactgacgaattcaagttctattttacatattcctcgtttttgatcttccgtggaatattactagctataaaGCACATTTAGctatgcccacataattttatacgattcaTGAATAatttttctacttaactggcttattttaaccacttgcttttattgtattttgggtaaaaaaagaTTTTAGCGAAAAAAGTCAAACAAATTAAAGTAATAAAACGTAAGAGAAAAATCGTTCCAATTGCTCAATTTCTTTATTTCGTTGAATAATGCCGGCTAACTAAACCCCTTAGatctgcccacataattgtatccgattgatgaatcagTTTTTACTTGATTGACTTATTTAAAACACTTGGTTTTACTGGATTTCTATATAccattgaaaatgaaatttaattgattgatgaaattgacaaaatataccactatataccgatataccgtaaatatactaaCGAATTCTCTTTTCCTTTGTATCGATATCTCTATAGTTGCTGCAGAATATCGATGGTGAGGTCGACCGGCAGCCATGACAAGTAAAAATACGTTAAAATACAGGAAATACGTCACAGACAAAGCTTAATCACACTTTGTGTTTGGTCAAGTTTTTTCGTTGTCTTTCAGTCAtacaatatttgcatattgcATTGTATTAATGGTAAAAACAAAATACGTTTTGGAATGATTCTTTGGTTTCGATGTTGTTCCCCGATTTCGGCATTCTTATATGCTTCCATATCTtaatgtgtatgtgtatggaGACCATAATTAATTTCCACTATATATTTACTAGCCAGTTGAAGGGGCCAAGCCTGTTAGATCAATGAATATTGCTCAAGATTGAACAGCTGAAAAATAACCGATTATAACCCTCACTCGTCATATCTTATAAGAAATAAGATAACCGCTAGCAGCGAAACCCATAATTCTTCAAACCAATGATATTATATTGGAGTTGATGGTGGTATTCATCTAAATCGTCAGCGTCTATGGGAACGTTTAGTACGTGTAGGGCCATTACCAATTCTGTGATTCGGGTCAAATTTAAGCCCAAATTCATTGACATGTCTCCCATTTTGATTTTTTTACTCCTGTTGGACTTGAACTTACATTTAAATTATGACAGAAAAGGATATACCGCTAAAATTGACAGCTTTGATGGCAACTATCGACTGCACCGGGGCTCACAAGGCACCAGCTGACGTGCTATACTCGTGTGTATCGAGTACAGTCCCATCGCTAAGCAGACATCGCCATGGCGAAAACTGTGAGAAATTTCTTCTTCAGGCCATGGCAGCCTTCACCTACCCTCTCCCAACCACAGAAGAATCAATTATGCAGTAAGTGCACGATTCCCTTGGCATCCAGCGGATCAGAAAATGAATAAACTATTTGCAGCCGGTCGCGcgccagcagcaccagcagcggccgccTGCAGGCATCGCAACA
The Drosophila miranda strain MSH22 chromosome XL, D.miranda_PacBio2.1, whole genome shotgun sequence genome window above contains:
- the LOC108157528 gene encoding zinc finger protein 622; this encodes MSQFTCLNCDARFATAEVQREHYKTDWHRYNLKRRVAQLPPVTAEEFQQRVLSARSATEMALEEQKMSSYCNACRKQFSSQKAHDNHLNSKKHKECLVRFERQQMTSSAGSSSTVSASVCTRSVVEPRPHPALAAAAAGKGRLAFAERAKQVDGEEDDEVDDDDFEDIDEEEVDSDEWDKIPENPLTERDCLFCKQTSEDMVENLKHMSVAHSFFIPDTEFCTDLEGLLYYLGEKVANYFVCLWCNDRGKTFYSLDSVRKHMVDKGHCQMLHEGVALAEYADYYDYSESYPDNKDGMDIDEEVVPDMLDGDEYQLVLPSGAVIGHRSLLRYYKQRLHPERGVVLKKSDRKLHHVLSEYRALGWTQTQQKAAASKARDIHLMKRVQSKWQMKLGTKANKLQKHYRAQILI